The sequence below is a genomic window from Corynebacterium afermentans subsp. afermentans.
TACACCCCGCGCGCCGTGGAGATCGACGGCTGCGAGTATCGCGAGGGCCTCAACGTGGTGGGCCTGGAGGGCTTCGTGGCCACCAACACTATCCCGGATCACGCGCGGCTGATCGTGAACTTCCGCTACGCGCCGGACCGCTCCGTCGAGGAGGCGAAGGCCCACTTGGAGGAAGCGCTTTCGCTTGACGACGGGCTCACGCTGACCTACGACGACATCGCGCCGGGCGCGCTGCCAGGCCTGGGCGACCCGGTGGCCGCCGGCCTAGTCAAGGCTGTGGGCGGGAATTTCCGCGCGAAGTTCGGATGGACGGATGTCGCGCGCTTTTCTAGCCTGGGTGTTCCCGCGGTCAATTTCGGCCCCGGCGACCCTGGTTTTGCCCACAAGAAGGACGAGCAGTGCCCGACGGACCAGATCACGCAGGTCTTCGAGCAGCTGATGTCGTACCTGAGCGTTAACGAAAGCGAGTAGTCAATGGCCCCGCTGAACATCCCCCGTCCGGAGCGCGACCGGAAGCTGCGTGGCCCGATCGCGCTGCGCGGTTCGGACCACCAGGCGTCCACGTTCGACCAGCGCCTGCTTGAGGCGTTCGGGCATGCGGACAGCCAGTGGCGCCACGAGGACCCGTGGCGCGTGATGCGCATCCAGAGCGAGTTCGTCGCGGGCTTCGACGCGCTTTCGGAGATGCCGAAGGCCGTCACCGTCTTTGGCTCGGCGCGCCTGGGGGAGGGCACGGACGAGTACCAGCTGTCCTACGACGTTGGCAGGGCGCTGGTGGAGGCCGGCTACGCGGTGGTCACCGGCGGCGGCCCGGGCTTGATGGAGGGCCCGAACCGCGGCGCGCACAACGCCGACGGCCTGTCGGTCGGCCTAGGCATTGAGCTGCCGTTCGAGCAGGGTTTGAACGACTGGGTGGATCTGGGGCTGAACTTCCGCTACTTCTTCGCCCGCAAGACCATGTTTTTGAAGTATTCGCAGGCGTTTATCGCCCTGCCGGGCGGCTTCGGCACGATGGACGAGGTCTTTGAGGTGCTGTGCATGGTGCAAACCGGCAAGGTCACCAACTTCCCGATTGTGCTGATGGGCACCGAGTTTTGGTCTGGGCTGGTGGCTTGGATTGAGCAGCAGCTGCTGGGCCGCGGGCTGATTTCTCCGGGCGACGAGAAGCTGTTTTTGGTCACCGACTCGGTGGACGAGGCGGTGGCGCACATCGTGGACACGCACAAGGTGATGACGGATCAGCGCCTCAAGGATGACTAAGCAGCTCGCCGAGGTGATGGCGATTGTCAACCGCACACCCGACTCGTTCTACGACAAGGGCGCGACGTTCGCTTCCGAGAAAGCACTTTTGCGTATCGACGGCGCCGTGTCCGCCGGCGCCAGCATCATCGACGTCGGCGGGGTCAAAGCAGGTCCCGGCGATGACGTGGACGTTGCCGAGGAGATCGACCGCGTCGTGCCGCTGATCGCCGCCGCACGAGGACGCCACCCGGACGTGACGTTGAGCGTGGACACGTGGCGCGCGCCCGTGGCGGAGGCCGCGATCGCCGCCGGCGCGGACCTGATCAACGACACGTGGGCCGGTTTCGACCCGGAGCTGGTGGAGGTCGCCGGCTACCACCGGGTGGGCTACGTCTGCTCGCACACCGGCGGGATCACCCCGCGCACCCGCCCGCACCGGGTGCATTACGACGACGTGGTCGCCGACGTCATCGCCGAGACCACGGCGCTGGCCGAGCGCGCGGCGTCGCTGGGCGTGCCGGAGGAGCGCATCTTCATCGACCCGACCCACGATTTTGGCAAGAACACCTACCACGGCTTGGAGCTGCTGCGGCGCGTGGACGAGCTCGTGGCCACGGGCTGGCCGGTGCTGATGGCGTTGTCGAACAAGGACTTCGTCGGCGAGACCTTGAACCGTGGCCTCAACGGCGCGGACATCACCGAGCGCGTCCCCGGCACCCTCGCCACCACCGCGTGGGCGGCCGCGCGCGGGGTGGCGGCGTTCCGCGTGCACGAGGTCGAGGCCACGCTGGACGTGATACGCATGACCGCCGCGATCCAGGGCGAGATGGCCCCGCTGCACACCGTGCGGGGGCTCGCGTGAGGGTCAGTGTGGTCATTCCTGCGTTGAATGAGCAGGACACGGTGGGCGGTGTCGTCGAGAAGTGTTTGGCATCGAGCGCCGACGAGGTGCTGGTGATCGACCCGGACTCCACCGACGCCACCGCCGCCCGCGCCGCAGCCGCGGGCGCGAGGGTGGTGCCGTGGCGCGAGGTGGACCCGCGCGAGCCCTGGGAGGGCAAAGGCGAGGCCCTGTGGCGCGGCGTGAAGGCGGCCGCCGGTGACGTCGTAGTCTTCGTGGACGCGGACGTGACCTCACTTAAGCCGTGGTGGGTCGACGCGCTTGCGGAGCCGTTGTGGGATCCGGGCGTCCACCTGGTCAAAGCCTCCTACGAGCGCGCCCGCGCCGGCGGCCGCGTGACCGAACTGACCGCCAAGCCGCTGTTGCGCGCGCTGTTTCCGCAGCTCGCCCACATCCGCCAGCCGCTCGCCGGCGAGTACGCCATCCGCCGCCGCACCGCGCTTGGTCTCCCGTTCGTCGCAGGTTACGGCGTCGAGGCTGGCTTGCTCATCGACGTCGCCTCCGCCCACACCCCCGCCTCCATCGCGCAGGCCGAGCTGAGCCCGCGCACGCACCGCAACCGCCCGCTGACGCAACTGGGGCCCATGGCGGACGTGGTCTCCCGCACGATCTTGGCGCGCGCCGGGGTGGGCGAAATACAGGTCCGCGAGCGCCCCGCCTGGGTGGACGGTTAAACTAACCGGCATGCTTTCCTGGATCGTGTTAATCCTCATCCTCGCACTGCTGAGCATCATCGGCGTGCGCGTGTTCGCCTCCGTCTTCGGACGCGGTGAGGCACAGCCGCCGATGCCGCCGACCGCCGACGTCAAGGAAGCCAACCGCCGCGCCGTGGAGGAGGGCAATTTCGGCGATATCCAGCTCGAGGTTGTGCACCGCGGCTACCGCATGGATCAGGTGGATGCGCTGCTGGAGCAGTTGGCTGGTGGCAACCTTGGGCCCGTCGAGAGGCAGGATGCTCAGGTAGAATCGTCTACGTCAACTATCGCGAAGTAAAAGGAGCGTAGACGAATGGCAGCAATGAAGCCGCGTACCGGCAGTGGCCCGATGGAAGCGGTGGAGGAGTCCCGCAAGATCGTGATGCGTATCCCGTCCGACGGCGGCGGCCGCCTCGTGGTGGAGCTGTCCAAGGAGGAGGCCGGCGAGCTCGGCCGACTGCTCACGGAGGCCGCAGAAGCCTAACGCGCCGAACGCGGTAGTATCGCCACATGCTCAACGACATTGTGGACGTGCTCGCCGACCCGGCAGATCTCACCCCGCTTCGGGGCGAAGACGATTTTTCCCGTCTCGTCTCCGAATCGGGGCATTCTTATGACGTGGCCAAGCAGGGCTACGTCACCCTCGCCGCCGGCAAGGGCATCGGGCACGAGGGTGACTCGCTGGAGATGGTCAACTCCCGCGAGACGTTTTTGTCCAACGGCCACTTCGCCCCGTTCGTGGAGGCTGTCTCCGACGCGCTCGCCGATGTGGTGGAGCGCGCCGCCGGCGACACCGAACACCCGGTGATCATGGAGGCCGGCGCCGGCACCGGCTACTACCTGGCCCACACCCTGGACCTGATCGCAGGCGCGCGCGGCGTTGGCCTGGATGTGTCCGTGCCGGCCGCGAAGCACCTGGCCAAGTCACACCCGCGCGTGGGCGCTGTGGTGGCGGATGTGTGGGAGCAGCTGCCGATCCGCACCGGTTCCGTCCACGCGCTCGCCGTCGTGTTCGCGCCCCGTAACCCGGCCGAGTTCGCGCGCGTGCTCGTCGACGGCGGCGAAGCCGTCATGCTCGTCGCCGACCAAGGCCACCTGGACGAGCTGCGCGAGCCGCTGGGCATCCTCGGCGTCGAGGAGGGCAAGGTCGAGCGCCTCATCGCCCAGTCCGAGGGCCACTTGGTTCCGGCGGCGGATCCTGAGCTCATCGAGTTTCCGATGCTGCTGGAGCGCGATGCTATCGCCGCCCAGGTGGGCATGAGCCCGTCGGCGCGCCACCTGGACTCAGGCACGCTTCAGGCCCGCCTGGCGGAGCTGCCGGAGCAGATGCGGGTCACCGCGCGTGCGCAGTTGATCCGCATGCGCAAGGCATAAGCGTTAGCGCACGTAGCCGCGGCGCCACTCGGAGTGGATTTCCGCGCCGTTGTAGGCGCGGGTGCGGATGCCGGAGCAGCCGCCGTTGAGCCATACGCGCGAGGACATGACCACGCTGCCGCCGCCGGCGTAGACCTCGATGGTGGCGCCGTCGACGATGACGGTGATGTTGTCTTCGTCATCGTCGTGGAGCTCGGCGCTGGCGGGGGAGCCGTCCTTGCGGTCGAGGACGATCTGGTCGCCGGAGTGGGTGATCTCTACGCCCGGTTCACCGTCGCCGTCGAGCACCTCCACGACGACGGAGGCTCCTGGCGCGACCTCGCAGAGCCCGGCCCACATGCGGGCGCGGTCGGTGCTGTCCACCGCGTCCGGAAGCCCCGGGGCGGGCACCTGGTAGAGGCGGCCGCCCTGCAGGGTGATGCGGCGCGGCAAGGTCAGGGCGTTGGCCCAGCCTTCGGCGTCCCAGTTGGGTTCTTGGGTGGGGTCGCCGGCGCGGTCGGTGTTGGTCATGAACCCGTACAAGTAGGCGCGTTCGTACAGCTTCGCCGTTTCTGCCAGGCTGTAGGTGGTGTTGCGGGGGCGGGTGAAGTCGTGGCCGTGGTCGACGATGGTGAACGGCGTGTCCACGCGGAAGGTGTGGCCGCGCAGCTCGCCGACGGCGTAGACGGCGGTGTCTTTGCCGTCGCGTTCGAGCGTGACAAACAAAACGTCGCGGATCTGGCCGTCCACTTCGTCGCGCAGGCGCACGATGCGAGGGGCGACCAAGGATGTGTCGAGGTCGAAGCCGGTGTCGCCTTCGAATTCGAGGACGCCTTCGAGCTTCCAGTCGCGGCCGTCGTCCGAGGTGAGCACGACTGGCTTCGGCGCGGTTTCGGGGCCGGAGACGGCGAGCATGAGCCAGCCGTCGTGGTCGTCGTCGCGGTCGGTGTCGGCGTCCCAATCGGGCACGACGCAGGGGGAGCGGAAGTTGCTCACGCCTGCGACGTCTTCGACCACGGCGCCGAGGCGGGCTGCGGCGCCGGAGACGTCGAGGTCGGCGTCGTCGTCGAGGTCGGAGCACAGCTCGTTGACGTGGGGGACGTGCGCGACCTGGATGGTGCTGCCGGCGGCGGTGGCGGAGGTGAAAAACAGGTCCACGCCGTCGCCTGCGGGGGAGATGCTGCCGGCGCGAACGGCGATTTCGCCGCCGACGGGCACGATGACGTCGTTGCAGTCCACCCAGCTAAACGCGTCTTCTTCGCTTTGCTGGTGGCCCCAGCGGCTCGGTGAGTCGGGGGTGGGGCGGTACTGGTAGAACATGTTCCACATGCGCTCGGCTGCCTTGCCGGTGCGGTAGATGCCGGCGGGGCCTTCGAGGATGCCGCGCTCGGCGGTGACGTGCAGTTCCGGACGGTAAACGGTCATCTGTTCAGCCCCTTGTAAATCTCTACGGTTTCTTGCGCAATGGTCGCCCAGGAAAAGTCGGTTTTGGCCCGCGTGAGCCCGGCCGCGCCCAGGGCGGCGGCGCGGCCGGCATCGCCTGCGACGGCGTTGACGGCTTCGGCCAAGGCGGCTTCGAAGCCCGCGGTGTCGTCGGCATCGTAGTCCACCAGCACGCCGGTTTCGCCGTCGACGACGACCTCCGGGATGCCGCCGACGCGCGAGGCTACCACGGCGGTTTCGCACGCCATCGCCTCGAGGTTCACGATGCCCAGCGGCTCGTAGATGGACGGGCAGACGAACACGTCTGCCAGCGAGTACACCTCGCGCACCTTCTCGGGCGGCATCATTTCCTGGATCCAGAACACGCCGTCGCGCGACGCCTTCAGCTTTTCGACGAGCCCTTCGGTCTCCGCCGCAATCTCCTTGGTGTCCGGGGCCCCGGCGCACAGGATGAGCTGGATGTCCTCGTCGAAGGATTGGGCGGCCTTGAGCAGGTGGGCCACGCCCTTTTGGCGTGTGATGCGCCCGACAAAGGCCACAACGGGCTTGTCCGGGTTCACGCCCAGCTCATCGGCGATGGTGCCAGAGTCGGGGTACCACTTCTCCGGGTCGATGCCGTTGAGGACGGTGTGGACTTTAGTGTCGTCGATACGCGGGTATGCGCGCAGTACCGCTTCCTTCATTCCGGCGGAGACCGCGATGACCGCATCGGCGTATTCGAAGGCGTTCTTCTCCGACCAGGAGGAGACGTTGTAGCCGCCGCCGAGTTGCTCGCGTTTCCACGGGCGGTCCGGCTCCAGGGAGTGGGCGGTGACCACGTGGGGGATTTCGTGCAGCTGGCCGGCCAGGTGCCCGCCGAGCCCCGCGTACCAGGTGTGGGAGTGCACCACGTCCAGGCCGGCGGCGGCGTCGGCCATGCGCAGGCCGGTGGACAGCGTTTTCATCGCCCCGTTGGCCTCCGCCAACGCGGGGTCGACGCCGTGCACGTAGACGCCTGCTGCGTCGCGCGGTGCGCCCATGCAGTGCACGTCCACCTCGACGATGTCGCGCATGAAGCGCGTCAGCTCGGTGACGTGGACGCCGGCGCCGCCGTAGACCTCCGGTGGGTATTCGCGGGTGAACATTCCGACTTTCATGACCGCCGAGCCTACTTACCCGCGCGATTCCCTGCAGGGGCCTGAATTTCTCATTAGCCTGGTTAGTATGAAAAGCCAGCCTCGGGTTCTCGCCATCGTCCTCGCCGGCGGTGAGGGCAAGCGTCTGTTTCCGTTGACCGCCGACCGTGCCAAGCCCGCCGTGCCGTTCGGCGGCAACTACCGTCTCATCGATTTCGTCCTGTCCAACCTGGTCAACGCGGGCTACATGCGAATCGCGGTGCTGACGCAGTACAAGTCGCACTCGCTGGACCGCCACGTCGCTACTGCGTGGAACGTCTCCGGCCCGACGCAGCAGTACATCGCCTCGGTGCCGGCGCAGCAGCGCCGCGGCAAGCGCTGGTACTCGGGTTCGGCGGACGCGATCGTGCAGTCGCTGAACTTGATCTACGACGACGCGCCGGACTACGTGCTGGTCTTCGGCGCGGACCACGTTTACCGCATGGATCCTTCGCAGATGGTGGAGGACCACATCGCCTCGGGCAAGGCCGCGACTGTGGCGGGCATCCGCGTGCCGCGCTCGGAGGCGCACGCGTTCGGCTGCATCCAGGCGGCAGACGACGGCACCATCACCGAGTTTCTGGAAAAGCCCGCCGACCCGCCGGGCACCCCCGACGACCCGGAGACCACGTTCGCGTCGATGGGCAACTACTGCTTCTCCACCGAGGCGCTGATCCAGGCGCTGCTGGAGGACGAGCAGAATGAGGATTCCGCCCACGACATGGGCGGCGACATCATCCCGTACTTCGTGGCCCAGGGCGAGGCGAACGTGTACGACTTCTCCCGCAACGAGGTCCCGGGCGCGACGGAGCGCGACCGCGGCTACTGGCGCGACGTGGGCACCGTCGACTCGTTCTACGAAGCCCACATGGACCTCATTTCCTCGCACCCGGTGTTTAACCTCTACAACAAGGCGTGGCCCATTCACGCCACGGAGGAGGACAACCTGCCGCCGGCGAAGTTCGTCATGGGCGGCATCGCGCAGGAGTCCATCGTGGCGTCCGGCTCCATCATCTCGGGCGCGACAGTGCGCAACTCGGTGCTGTCTACCGACGTCCGCGTTGAGGAAGGCGGCACCGTGGAAGGCTCAGTGCTGATGCCGGGCGTGCGCGTGGGCAAGGGCGCGGTGGTGCGCCACTGCATCCTGGACAAAAACGTCTACGTCTCCGACGGGGAGATCATCGGGGTGGATCCCGAGCGCGACCGCGAGCGCTTTAACGTCTCCGACAGCGGCGTGGTGTGTGTGGGCAAAAACGAGGTGATTTAGCGCCGCTTGGTCAGAAGGGTCAGCCCGTTGTCGAGAGGCAGGCGCGCAATGGCGGCCTCTTCGAGCGCCAGCGTATCGACGAAAGCGTCCGCCTCCCTCGCCGCCTCAGTTTCGCGGTCGCGGCGGGTGGGGTCGGCCACGGTGCCGTCGAGAAGCGAGCCTGCGATGACGAGTGTGCCGCCGGGGGCGAGCAGGGGCCACGCGGCGTCGATGAGCGGGCGCAGCTCCACGGCCGAGACGTCGGCGTAGATGAGCTGGTACGCGCCCGTTGCCAGGCGGCCCATCACATCGAGCGGGCGGGAGGTGAGGAAACGCACGCGCGACGGCGCGAAGCCCGCGGCGCGGAATGCCTCCTTGGCGCCTGCCTGCAGCGCCGCCTCCGGTTCGATGCAGGTCAGGGTGGCCTTCTTGGGGAGGCCGGCGAGGATGTGCAGGCCCGCAACACCCGCG
It includes:
- a CDS encoding DUF3117 domain-containing protein, with the protein product MAAMKPRTGSGPMEAVEESRKIVMRIPSDGGGRLVVELSKEEAGELGRLLTEAAEA
- a CDS encoding GH32 C-terminal domain-containing protein, which encodes MTVYRPELHVTAERGILEGPAGIYRTGKAAERMWNMFYQYRPTPDSPSRWGHQQSEEDAFSWVDCNDVIVPVGGEIAVRAGSISPAGDGVDLFFTSATAAGSTIQVAHVPHVNELCSDLDDDADLDVSGAAARLGAVVEDVAGVSNFRSPCVVPDWDADTDRDDDHDGWLMLAVSGPETAPKPVVLTSDDGRDWKLEGVLEFEGDTGFDLDTSLVAPRIVRLRDEVDGQIRDVLFVTLERDGKDTAVYAVGELRGHTFRVDTPFTIVDHGHDFTRPRNTTYSLAETAKLYERAYLYGFMTNTDRAGDPTQEPNWDAEGWANALTLPRRITLQGGRLYQVPAPGLPDAVDSTDRARMWAGLCEVAPGASVVVEVLDGDGEPGVEITHSGDQIVLDRKDGSPASAELHDDDEDNITVIVDGATIEVYAGGGSVVMSSRVWLNGGCSGIRTRAYNGAEIHSEWRRGYVR
- the glgC gene encoding glucose-1-phosphate adenylyltransferase, translating into MKSQPRVLAIVLAGGEGKRLFPLTADRAKPAVPFGGNYRLIDFVLSNLVNAGYMRIAVLTQYKSHSLDRHVATAWNVSGPTQQYIASVPAQQRRGKRWYSGSADAIVQSLNLIYDDAPDYVLVFGADHVYRMDPSQMVEDHIASGKAATVAGIRVPRSEAHAFGCIQAADDGTITEFLEKPADPPGTPDDPETTFASMGNYCFSTEALIQALLEDEQNEDSAHDMGGDIIPYFVAQGEANVYDFSRNEVPGATERDRGYWRDVGTVDSFYEAHMDLISSHPVFNLYNKAWPIHATEEDNLPPAKFVMGGIAQESIVASGSIISGATVRNSVLSTDVRVEEGGTVEGSVLMPGVRVGKGAVVRHCILDKNVYVSDGEIIGVDPERDRERFNVSDSGVVCVGKNEVI
- a CDS encoding glucosyl-3-phosphoglycerate synthase — encoded protein: MRVSVVIPALNEQDTVGGVVEKCLASSADEVLVIDPDSTDATAARAAAAGARVVPWREVDPREPWEGKGEALWRGVKAAAGDVVVFVDADVTSLKPWWVDALAEPLWDPGVHLVKASYERARAGGRVTELTAKPLLRALFPQLAHIRQPLAGEYAIRRRTALGLPFVAGYGVEAGLLIDVASAHTPASIAQAELSPRTHRNRPLTQLGPMADVVSRTILARAGVGEIQVRERPAWVDG
- the glgA gene encoding glycogen synthase, which codes for MKVGMFTREYPPEVYGGAGVHVTELTRFMRDIVEVDVHCMGAPRDAAGVYVHGVDPALAEANGAMKTLSTGLRMADAAAGLDVVHSHTWYAGLGGHLAGQLHEIPHVVTAHSLEPDRPWKREQLGGGYNVSSWSEKNAFEYADAVIAVSAGMKEAVLRAYPRIDDTKVHTVLNGIDPEKWYPDSGTIADELGVNPDKPVVAFVGRITRQKGVAHLLKAAQSFDEDIQLILCAGAPDTKEIAAETEGLVEKLKASRDGVFWIQEMMPPEKVREVYSLADVFVCPSIYEPLGIVNLEAMACETAVVASRVGGIPEVVVDGETGVLVDYDADDTAGFEAALAEAVNAVAGDAGRAAALGAAGLTRAKTDFSWATIAQETVEIYKGLNR
- a CDS encoding TIGR00730 family Rossman fold protein; translation: MAPLNIPRPERDRKLRGPIALRGSDHQASTFDQRLLEAFGHADSQWRHEDPWRVMRIQSEFVAGFDALSEMPKAVTVFGSARLGEGTDEYQLSYDVGRALVEAGYAVVTGGGPGLMEGPNRGAHNADGLSVGLGIELPFEQGLNDWVDLGLNFRYFFARKTMFLKYSQAFIALPGGFGTMDEVFEVLCMVQTGKVTNFPIVLMGTEFWSGLVAWIEQQLLGRGLISPGDEKLFLVTDSVDEAVAHIVDTHKVMTDQRLKDD
- the folP gene encoding dihydropteroate synthase, translated to MTKQLAEVMAIVNRTPDSFYDKGATFASEKALLRIDGAVSAGASIIDVGGVKAGPGDDVDVAEEIDRVVPLIAAARGRHPDVTLSVDTWRAPVAEAAIAAGADLINDTWAGFDPELVEVAGYHRVGYVCSHTGGITPRTRPHRVHYDDVVADVIAETTALAERAASLGVPEERIFIDPTHDFGKNTYHGLELLRRVDELVATGWPVLMALSNKDFVGETLNRGLNGADITERVPGTLATTAWAAARGVAAFRVHEVEATLDVIRMTAAIQGEMAPLHTVRGLA
- a CDS encoding O-methyltransferase is translated as MIAGVSETAFTQLSTYIDSRRDHLPEAVGEALARAREDAGENGVPVPSQIVGDLLSVLAAGNEAAQGAVAVTPAAGVAGLHILAGLPKKATLTCIEPEAALQAGAKEAFRAAGFAPSRVRFLTSRPLDVMGRLATGAYQLIYADVSAVELRPLIDAAWPLLAPGGTLVIAGSLLDGTVADPTRRDRETEAAREADAFVDTLALEEAAIARLPLDNGLTLLTKRR